The segment GAGTAGTTGTAGCGGTAATTGTCACACTCCTCTTTGTCAGGGTAAGGCACTTCGTACATGACATTCACCAACCAGTTTCCCTTTTCCAACAGCTTGATGCAGGCCGTTCCATCCTTGTCCGTCTTCGTGGTAATGGCAAAACTATCCGGCTGGTCTGAAAAACCTGCATAAGTAGCACGGACATCAACGGACGCAAGGGCTTTACCATCATAAATAATCTTCACGGGCAATATCTCACCCTGCTTCAGATGTCCTCCATCTTTCAACGGAATGATTTCCAAAAGATCGCCAACAGGCTGGTCAGGCATCTTTCCCCTGTCGCCCACATTTATGAGAGCCTTGGCCCTTATGTCGTAACGGAAGCAGGAAACCACGTTCTCCAGGCCCCTTTTGGGCTGAAGTTTGTACCCCTCTGTCGTCTTGCTCAGAAAGCCGGGATGGATATTTGCCAGTATCGCATAGCAACCTTGTGCTGCGGGGACGAATTCAAATTCAGTTGGGGATACCTGCTTCAGGGGAATCCTGGTGCCTTTTGAATCCAGGGCATAGACCTCATTCAGATACCCCTCCTTGATCACCTCATCTTTTGGGAATTTGTGTCCCCAGCCGATCTCAATCCGAACCTTTTGCCCCACCTCCGGTTGATCATCATCAATGTTGAGCCACAAGGAGTGTGCCTGGGCAAGAGACGCTGAAAAACAAAACGGCAACAGCAATAACAATAAAAACGTATTCTTAATCATGAGATATCTCCTTAAACATATTCATCAACTGCAAATCCCCCAAAGCTTCTCTTGTCAGCTTGGGGAGATTTCACTTAAGAGGCCCTTGAGAATGTTTCAAGCCTTTATTCCAGATGTTTCTGCATATGTTTCATGGCCGACTCATAGGGCTTGCCTTGCATAAAACGCCCGATAAACAACAGGCCCATGAATCTTTCCTTGTCTTTTGCGAGCTTTTCTCCCATGTCAGCCACCGTACCGCGCAAGATGCGCTCTCGATCGGGATACCCGGCCCAGTAGACCACGGCACACGGCATATCCGGCGGGAGGACTTCCTGAAGCGCAGCGAATAACTCTCGTGGCTTCCATAGGGCCATGTAAAAGACCATTGTTGAATCATATTTCGCCAGGTCCTTGAGTATTTGGCGATCTTGCATATTCCAACCCATTAGGGAAAAAGGCGCTGACTGTATAACAAAGCGGGTGCCGTGCGCCGGGATCGTGCTTTTCCCCAAGGCTGCCATGGCTGCCGCGTCGCATCCCATACCAGGGATGATGACCACGTCCTGCCGATCGAACTGTTCCGCGTACCAGTGGCTGGGACCGTAAAGACAGGGATTACCGGAGTCGAGCAGCCCTACGTCTTTACCTTCTCCCAAGAGGTTCTTGATCTTTTCCACCCTCTCATCCCTTATCCGAAAGCGTTCTACCTTGAAACAGGCAAATTCCTCCTTGCTTAGTTCATCTTGTTTCTTCCCCTTGTAGTCCCAAATCCCTGTCCATGGATCAAACAGGATAGGCTTATTGCCCACATACTCGGCAAAGAGTTTCACATGCCTATCCGGGGCCACAATAACGTCCATTTGCCTGATCGTATTCAGGGCCTGCAGTGTGGCTGTCCCGGGCCCGGCCGGACCGGTTCCAATCACATATAAGTGACCGCGGCCCCAGGCTGCAGCCTGGGAAGCCCAACAAAGCGATCCGGCTATAGCCACAACAACCACCACAAGGAGGACAAGCCTTCTCATTTTTTTCATGGATTTATCTCCTAAAACTTTACACCGACCTGGAATCCCCAGACATACTCCGGCATTTCATAACCCGCTATCTCTTCGTAATCCTCGCCTGTTACATTGTTGCAAAAGATACTGACCACGTATTCCATCTGATCAAACCTGAACTTCTGCTCAAATCCCACATCCACGGTTATGTAAGGACTCATCCCTTCACCCCTTTGAGACTTACGCGCATCAACGTATCGGGAACTCAACTGGAACCATCCATCCTCCCAGACCATATAGCGAGCAAGCAGCTTGACCTTATTTCTGGCCAGAAGGTCTGGAAGATAATACGTCCATCCGTGTTCGTAGCCAGTGTCATTTACGCTGTGTCTTTGATACACATAGGCCGCCGTGGCCCGGAAACGGTCACCCAGCTTGATTGTGGCTTCCAGTTCTCCACCGTAGAGTTTGACATGGTCAATATTGCAAAGGCAGTCAGTCCCTGCACCCGACCCTTCTGAAGGGGGAATGGTAATGCCGTTATCATTGATAAAATCATCAATGTCATAATACCAGCCAGCGGCCCTGACGGTCAGAAATTTGAAATCCTGTATGATCCCAAGCTCATATTCCCATGCCGATTCAGGGTCCAATCTAGAATTCTCTCTGGACGCGCACCGCGCCCACCAGTAATAGTCTCAGGGACACGGGAGCCGGTAAGAGCGACTCACTGCGGCATAGAGGGCCGTCTCCGGGGTGGCCTGGAAATCGACCTTCAGGCTTGGATAAAAGCCGTCGTCGTTATCCGTTTTGCCCGAATTATCAGCACTGAACGGCCATCCGGGAGGCTGGGAATCGTAGCCCATTTCCCACCAGCCGTAATAGACATCCATATCGACATCATAGTAACGAATGCCGGGGGTAAGGGTCCACCGGTCACCGAGGTGAATAACATCCTGGATATAGGCTGATTTGACATTGTAGATGATGGGGTCCTTGTCCGGCCAGCCCAGTTCCTGGTACTCGGTCCCTGCCGTCACGCTGTGGGAGTCGAACAGGTCGATGTCCCGGTACTCGCAGATTATCCCCTTTGTCCTGTCATCAACAAAGTCGTCTTTTTTAAATTTTTTCTCCGGGTCTTCCATTGAGGCGCCTTTGCCATAACTGCTGGTCCAGCGCCTGCCCTCGGTCCAAAACCCATGGACATTTACAATACCCGGCCCCAGGGGCATCTGAAAGATGACATCCAGATAGGAGGTATGTTTTTTCCACTCCGGACGCAGTGAACCTGTTGTGGGCAACTGAGGCCAGTTGAGGTGCCTCAGCTGGTCTGCAGACTTCTTAAATTTGGGATAGTCGTCATCATAGCGGGCAGCTACACCCGGATCAGGATCATTCGGATCATTGATAACCGGGAAGCCATAGTCGACATCGGAATACTTGGCACCTGCAGTGAAAGTGGCGTCATGAGGAAGAAAAAAGCTCAAATGCCCGTTAAGGTTATCCACTCTCTGAAAGTCGTTTCTGAGATAACCATCCGTGCCTCCTCTACTTGCTGAAAAATGGTAACCCACGATATTGCCGACACCCCCGTCAACAGAACCTGACACATTATAGGTATCATACCTTCCATAGCCCCCCTTGAAACTCACATCAGGTTTGGGGTCATCCGTCTTTTTTCCCTTTTTCGTAATCATGTTGATCACGCCACCGATGGCAAAAGGATGAAGCACCGAATGTCCGCCCCGGATGATTTCAATGCACTCGATATCATCCAGGTTCAACGTGGACCAGTCAACAATGTACCTGCCGTAATGGCCTGTATGGTTGATCCTGCGACCGTCGATCTCTATGACCATACGCCCTTCGTTGAGGCCACGGATGGATACCTCATCGCCCGGGCTGGCCATTAGCGGATTGCTGCGCTGCACGTCGATCCCGCCGATTTCGGTCAGCACGTCTGTCAGCGTCCTAACATCACCAGGCCTTTCGAATTTATCCAGGTTAATGATGGTCCTCTCGGTTGTTATCTCAACGCCCGGCTGCGGGGCCATCACTGTGATGGTCCCAATATCAATCGGCTTCGGTTCCTTTTCCCCAGCCAATCCAGGAATTGAGATCGCGACCATGATAAAGGCAAGTCCGTTCACAAGAAAAACGTTCCAAAACTGTTTCCATTTTCCTTTCAACTTCACTCTTCTTTTCTCCTCTCCTATTTTAGATACAGTAATAGCCATACTGCACGACACCTGCCTTGAAGCGTCAAATCCGGATATCACCTGGTGTTGTGCAGTCTATTTTTTCGGGATATCTACGCTGAAGGCAAATCTTGCTACGAATTTTAAAAAAGTACTACTATTGGCAGAAAATGTCAACCTTTTGGATGATCAATTTTTCTGATGGATGGGCTTGGGGCAGATCTTGATACTCACGTAAGCTCAAACACTATGGTGAGCTCCAGGGGGATATCTCCCTTAAAAAGATGTGCAGGCGCTTTTGGAAATGGGGCAGCTTCCTTCACTGCCGTGAGCGCTGCTCCATCCAGGACCCTGTTACCTGACGTCTTTACGACCTCGGCCGACCTTATATCTCCTTCAGGCCGAATTATAAAGCGTACGGTCACACTCCCCTCTATTTGTCTGACCTTGGCACTTTCAGGATATCTCTTATATTTTTCTATTCTGAGCCGTACCATTTCCAGATAGCTGTCGGTTGTTGTGTAATCGCAGGCGGATTGATCCGGGATCCAGTCTGAGATGTCCGGGCCGGGAACATCCTGGATATCCGGCATGCTGATTCCCTCCACAAGGCCGTCCGGCAGGTCTTTCTCTACCGGCTCAAGTTTTATCGGTTTCAGGTGTGGGATAAGCTGGGTTACTCTCAGCTTTTTTATCTCCTGTGGCCGATCAGGGGGCTCGGGTCTGTGGCGCGGCCTGGGGATACTCCTTTTGGGAACTTTTGATATATTTTGAAGTGTCAACTCGATGTAAGTAAGGGTGTTTGAACTATAGAGTTTGGAAATATGCAAAAACAGGACAAGATGTATTAAAAGGGACACGCACAACAGACCGTGCAAGAGCCGGTTGGGACTTCTTTTTGTTGACCGGGATTTCACTCTTTAAACCTAAAATTGATTACATTACAAAAAGTCTGAAATGTGATTCCGCTCAAAAAACCCGAGATGCAAGGCACGAGATTTCCGAGAAGTGAGGCGTACTTAGCGTACGTCGCAATGACGAGGAAATTGAAGCAACGCCGCAGATTGGGTTTTTTCAGCGGAATCAAAATTCCTTTTCGGTCGCCAGACACAGCCGTCCAGCCCCTGCCGCCTTGGCCACATCCATGACCTTTACGGCCTTATTGAGGATTACGGCCCGGTCAGCCCTGACAACGACCAGTTTGTCTTCCTTGCCACCGATCATCTCCTTGAGCCCGTCAAAGAGCGCAGGCATGGAGACCTCCCTGGTTCCAAGAAATGCCCTTCCCTGCCGATCCACATAGACGGTAATCACCTCCTCGGTCTGCGGTGTCGAGGCCTTGGCCTGGGGGAGCTTGACCTTGATCCCCTCTTCAACCATAAAATTAGTAGTGAGGAGAAAATAGATCAAAAGGAGAAACACGATATCAATCAGAGAGGTCAGGGGAACCTGGACTCCCATACGGGCCCTTCTTTTGGGATGAACAATCATGATCAGGTTACCTCCCGGTGGCCTTGATGGCTGTCTTGATAAAGGTCACCATCCCGTCCTGTAGCCGGGCCTCATACTTGTCCACGCGGGACACGAGATAGCTGTGGGCCACCATGGTGGGAAGCGCTACTGCAAGGCCCAGGGCCGTGGTCAGCATGGCCTCCCAGATGCCGCCCGCAAGTACAGCGGCATTGACCTTGCCTCCCATCTGCTGAATGACCATAAAGGCCTTGATCATGCCGATAACAGTCCCCAGCAGACCGAGCAACGGAGCAATACTGCCAATGGTGGCAAGGACCTGGAGATAGCGGGAAAGCTCCCTGACTTCCTCCCCTGTGGAGTGGACAACCACTGTCTCAAAGGTCTCCCGGTCATGATCCATGACCTCCAAGGCACTTGCCAGGATACGCGCCATGGGGGATTCGCTCCTTCTTGCAAGATCAATGGCCCGGGCAGGCTCACCATCCCGCACATACCCGGCCACCTTTTTCACCAGTCCAAAATCCCGGATGCGTACCCTGGAAAAATGTATCAATCTCTCCAGGAAGATAGCCAGGGCAACCACGGAGCACAGAAGGATCGGTCCTACAAGAATGCCGCCTTTTGCAAGAAAATCGATCATACTTACACCCCCTTGCCTGTTTCATCTTCAATAATATCCGGTCTGCCATCAAAATTGAGATCTATCGAACGTCTCACCATTGCCTCCGACCCATCGTATTCCTCCCATTGATCAGGCTTTCCGTCTGCATTTGTGTCTACCTCAACAGCGGTCAGTCTTCCATTTTGATAGTGGTACCAGGTATCCACACGGCCATCTCCCGAATGATCCTCTTCGGCCCGGATTGCCTCTCCGTCCTGGTTGTAGAACCAGGTGATGTCCAGGCGATCAACGGCCTCATGCCTTTCCTGGCTCTTGACCAGCTTTCCTTCAGCATCGAAATGTTCCCTCAGGTCCGGATTGCCGTCACCGTCCTCATCAATCTCCCTGAGCCTCAAGACGTTCTTTTTATAATAACAGCGACCCTCCGGATTCTTATCTCTATCGGCATCCACCTCCATCACCATGGACCATGGAGACCTGTCGAACCACTGGGTGATCTCAAAGCGGCCGTCATTGTCCTCGTCCCTGACAAGCCGGTATTTCTTTTCATTCCTGTAAAAGATCTTTGAGCTGATCTTCCCGTTACCTTCGTCGTCTTTTTCCACCCTTGCAAGCAGTCCATCCTTATAATATTCCCATGTGTCGATCCTGCCGTTGAGATCCGTATCCATTTCGACCCGCTCCTTTTCTTCCCCGGCATTAAAATAAATCGTTACATCCGGCCTTCCGTCCCGATTAAGATCCTCTGTCTGGCGACAGGCCCTTCCCTCTTCAAACAGCGTAACGGTCTCCTTGAATCCGTCACCGTCAGCATCGTAGATTACCCTGACCGGCAGACCTGCATGAAAGGTACTGATCCTGTCAATCCGGCCGGTATGCCTGGTGTCTTCCTCCATGCTTTCAGCATGGCCGTCTGCATCAAAATGGATAAAAACATCCTTTTCCCCATCAAGGTTTGAGTCTCTCTCCTGATAGTGGGGTCTGCCGTGCCTGAACACGGTCATGATGTCATAACGGCCGTCCCCATCACCATCCACGCGTCTCTGTGACAGTTCATCATCCTTATAGGTCTGCCAGATATTGGGTTTGCCGTCGCCGTCCGTATCTTTTGCGGACGAGGAGAGCATCCCCTCCCTGAAATGATAAATGCTGTCAAACAGGCCGTCTCCTGTAGTATCTTTTTTTATCTTCAGGGGACGCTCCTGCGAATCAAATTGAATAACTTGAGTCACCTCGCCGGTGTCGTTTGACAACCTTTCATGCCTGGTCCTTTTCCCTGCCTCAAAATAGTCCCGGCAATCAATCCGCCGGTCATGATCCGTGTCCATTTCGACCCTTATGATCTGCCCTTTTTCGTAATACTGGAATCGATCCATGAACTCATCGGCATTGCTGTCTATCTCAAGCCTGATGAGCCTGCCGCGCCTGTCAAAAAGGGCGATCCGGTCTATCTTTCCATCCTTGTTCATATCCAGTCTCACTATCTTTTCCCGTGCCCATGCCGGTTCAGGCTGCAGCAAAGCAACTACGGTCAGCATGATAAAAAACGAGAAAAGATGCCTCATAACAATGCCTCGGCAACAGGAACAAAAATAATTCAATCCCTTCTCCATAAGGAATATTAAATGAAAGAGGAACTTTAATAACACATATCATATAAAAGTGCTACAATTATCACGAAATGTCAACTCCTGAGCCCCTTGCGAAATTGCCGGACCTCTTCCAAATTTCTAATTTCCAATTCCAAGTTTTATTCAGGCTCAGCAAAACTTTATAAGATCCAGCGAACGTCTTAACCTGTCGAGAAATAGCTCTCGAGTCTTTTCATAAAAACCGAGCCCTTTATAAAATCGTTCTTCTTGATACTCAACGGTCAGGCATTCCACGGAAAAACCGATTTCTTCCAGACGGCTTTTGTAGCTGTCTTGTTTCCCCAAAAGGTCCTGCTCTACATGGAGCCCGGCAACATACATGAACGGTATGATGCGGGCTCTCAACCCGGTTTTACCCGGATGAGAAGAAGAGAGAATTCGTTCAATTTTACCAAATACACCTTTGCTGCCAGGAATCCCTTCGATTGAACAGAAATAGACATTGCTGAATCTCCAGGACAGGAGGTGGTCGAGCCCTAAGTAAACAATATTTGCTGAGTCGTCAGAGAGTGGTGTGCCGTGTGCAACGAGCAGGTTGATTCCTTCTTCAGGAGAAATAAAATCCTTTGAAATGATATCCAATACCTCTTCAACAAAATGCCACCGGTGCAACAGGATCTCCCCCACAAGCACTCTGAGACCTGGAAACGATCGGCATGAATCCGCAAGGACCTCATATTCCGTTCCCGGAAAGATCAGAAGCGGCTGGACAGCGGCCCTGGTAAAGCCTTGTTGTTCAAGGGATGCCAGGGTTTGCAGGATCCCCGGATGTCCTGTCTTTTCCCTGATGATCTCGGATGTATAGGCCCATGAAATATCGTAATCTTTGAACTCACTGCGCACTAAATTGTCGAATAGCTGGTAAACAGCCTTGCCCCTTTGGGCCGTGCCGAAGGCAGTAAGAACAATGGCAGGATGTTCTTTAAGGTTGCCTCGCCGTCTGTACTTTTTAAAGTGCATGATTATCTCCCGAAAGATTCACGTCAAGGGCACGCGATGTCAGGTTTTCTACCTGTATTTTTTCACACCAAAGACCACCAGCCCCAGGATCAGAATAACAAACAGGGACGCAAGCCATTGTGCGCCGGAAGACGGCAGGTCAGTGGTGTCATCTTTTGCCTTGACCTCCTCCATCTTATATCCTTCCACTCTTTCTGACTCCGTCCCTGCTTTTGAGGTGTTTTTCTGATATTCTTCACCGGCCTTGAGGGTCTTTTGATCTGATGACTGTAGTCTTTTGGTGAACCCTTCATTCAGTTTTTTCTGCAATCTCTTTCGTGCCCTGACCTGCTCGGCCAGTTGCTTGCCCACGGCCTGCTCGATGGCCAGCTTGAACCTCTCGACCATTTCAGGCGACATGACTCCCGGCAGGGAAATAATGTTTACCACCATCTGGTTGAGTACCGGATTATTGCAGGTATGATCACAGCATGCCACACCCTTCTCGATGACATTAAGGGCGTATTCTGCTGCAAGCCTTTTCTTGATCTTTTCACCGGCATTCCAGTAGCCCTTTCGGATCGATTCCAGCATGCGGGCGGTAATGGACTGATAGGCCCAGGGGTTTTCCCTGTTGAAGAAATCCTTCATTTCGAGACCGTATTTATCTTCTACATACACATCAAAGGTCTGCTCCCATTTGGTCTTGTCGATGGCGGAGGGCACGGTCACCTGCCAGCCCCACATGTATTCCACAAAGTTCGACATCTCCCGGGCACCGGCATATTTTTCTTCCTTCATCCCCTCAATCCATTTGGGATTGAGATAACGCGTTCGAAGCTCGCGGCCGATGGTCCTGGCTACATCTTCCACCTCTACACGGTCCGAAATCCTCTGCATGGTAATCAGGGTATCGGGGACCTGCCCACTCTCTTTTTTGACAGCCAGAGAAAGCCCTCCCAGATACTGAAACATGTCGTCATTATCCATTGCTCCATAGATGTTGGAGGATATGGAATGGACAGCCACGTCCACTCCTTTAAGGTTTTGCCTGAATATCTCCCTTGCCTCTTCTCCCCATTTTCCCTGTCCAAAGGCATAGCCAACCCGGTTTTCATATACCTTCACGATCTCATCATCCGATTCCCAGAAACCGGAATTTCCTGTCATCTCGCAGACCCCTGTTCCATACGATCCGGGTTTCTCCGTAAATATCCTGATCCTGGAAAGGGTGTCCGCCCTTTCTTCATCCGAGCCGGATGCTATCAGCCGTGTCTTGATCTCTGCATTATGTCTGCTGATCAGGTTTTCTATATCTGTCTGGATGGCTGCCTTCCGGACCGCCTTGTCAAGAAGGAGCAGCATATTGGGGAAAAGGTCCCGGTAAAGGCCCGACGGATTTATCAGGATATCGATCCGGGGCCGATCCAGCTTTCTGCCCGGGATCACCTCTGTGCCCGTGACCCGGCCGGCCTTGTCCCAGGTAGGCTTCAGGCCCATCAGATAGAGTATTGTGCTTTCGTTGATCCCCTCGTTCCGGATCGTCTCGGTGGCCCAAAGAACAACAGCCACCTTTTCAGGATATCGCCTCTTTTCCCTCAGGCTCTTTCTGATGATCTTCCCGGCTGCGTATTTGCCGAGTTCCCAGGCCGCTTGAGAGGGGATCCTGTCCGGGTTGAAGCCAAAGAAGTTTTTTCCAGTTGGTATTGCGTCCATGTTTCTTATCGGGTCATTCCCTTCCCCTGATAGCACGTAGCCGCCTTTCAGGGCCTTGGTGAGATAATCGATCTCCCTCGGTCCGGAATCGACAAGGCCTGTTTTTACTTTTTCTTCATTCGCCTGGCTGTTGCGCTTTGAAATGGCCTTGACCATATCCTGTAAGGCCTCACCTCCAGGCGATATGCCGAATGTATGCATACCATAGGGCATGAGGTTTTCCCTGATCTCAAGCAGGTAATGCTCGATCTCTTCGAGCACACTATCGTCAAACTCCGTGATGCCAAGATCATTGAGGAGCCCCATGTCTGTGACAAGATCTTCTATTTTTCCAAGCTTTCCCCCGGCTGTCCGGCTTCCAAGAGAAACAGCCCTGTTGTAGCTGTTTATCATGTCATATAATTGGCTGTATTCATGATAGAGCCCTGCCTCCCTGACCGCCGGGATCAAATGGTCAATGATGACCCCCCTGCCCCTGCGCTTGGCCTGGATCCCTTCTCCCACGTCATCCACGATGTAGGGATAGATGTTGGGAATGTCTGTGATCAAGACTTCCGGTGGGCAGGAGGGCGAAAGCCCTGCCTGTTTCCCGGGAAGCCATTCATGGGTGGCATGTGTCCCCAGATGGATCATGGCATCGGCATGAAAGACGTGTTTGAGCCACAAATAGGCGGCGATGTACTGGTGGTGTGGATAAAGCGTGGGATCATGATAGAGCTTGACAGGATCATCTCCCCAGCCGCGGACAGGCTCCGGCATGATAAGGACATTTCCAAGAATAACTGCCGGAATGATGAATTCGCCGTTCTTGATCATGATGGTTGAGCCTTCTGCCTCTCCCCATTGTTTAATGACATTTTTCCTGAAATCTCCGGGGAGCCCGGAAAACCACTTCTGATAGGTCTTTACCGGGAGCCGGATGGCCTTTTTCCCCTCAAGCATCTTATCCAGTTCCCCCGGGGCCCAGCTGCCTATATTCCTGCCGTACTTCAGTACCAGATCCTTGATAGCGTCTTCGCTCAGATCCTTGTCCATGGCGACCCGATACCCCCCTTTTTTCATGCGCTGGAGGATAAGCTCAAGACTTCTGAATACATTAAGATAGCTGGCGCCCACATTCTGCTTCCCCTGGCCGTGATTATAATAAAGGATGGCCACCCTCTTGTTCTTATTCTCTTTTTTCTTCAATTGAACCCACATCTTCAGCCTGGGGATGAGCAGCTCAATGTTTTCCTTGATAGGTCTGTGAACAAACAGGACCTTACCGGTCTCTTGGTCTAATTGCCTTACCTTGCCGGTAAGAGCAGAGGATTCGATCAGGCCTGATATCTCCGGATTGGCAACAGTCCAGACCACGTCCATGGGCGGGATTCCTGTCGGATCACCACGCCATTCATCGATCGTATTTGAGTAAAGGTTAATCGCATTAAAGACCGGGACGTTCAGATTGATTAGGGCGCGCCGGACATCGTCGTTTAAGGCCGAGTAGAATTTGAGGGAAAAAGCCAAGACCAGATCGACTCTTGCCTGTTGATTCTTATCCATAAACAGCGACGTCAAAATGTCAAAATCGCGGCCAAAGGCAGGAACCACGTTGAATCCTTCATCCTCAAGCGTCTTTATCAGGTAATCGACCTTCTCCTTCTGCCCCTCTACGAGGGAAGATGAAAAAAGCATCATGCCTATCCATGGGGCGTCTTTGATGTACTCTTTTCGATTTCCATACCAATGAAGATATTCTTCAAGGCTTGTGAAAACCGCATCCGCACCGGCATGGTATATCCCAAGGCGCGGCAGCTTCCTGGCTTCCTCATAAGCGATGGATGAATCAAGCTCTTTATGTGCCACCCGGCAGATGAGGTTTTGGATATTAGCTACGCAGAGGTTACTGAAATACTCCTGAATATCAGGGTCAAAAATAATGCCTTGTCTCTTAAGGGCCTCATCATTCCTGGAACCTCTCACGGCATATATGTCCTTGCTCCTGATATTGACATCTTCTATCAAATACCTGCCCAGTTCACCCTGCATCACATCACAGATAATGACCTCGGAAGCATCAATAAACTCCCTTGCAGAACTATCGCTCGTGATATCATGATAAGTGAAGAATCTGACTTTGATATTGTCGGGGAGCCGAAGCCCTTTGATTGCCTTGTTGACAAGGCAGGTGTCCGCATCAATCACCAAAAAAGATATCTGTTTTGCCAAAGTTGTCGATGGGAACAAAAAGAGTATCGCAAGCGGTAAGAGAATATAGAATTTGTTTATGTCGTTCACTTGATCCTGCAATAAATCCCGTTGAGCAGAGCGTTTACGGTCATACGCAATACAAGCGGCATATCTTCAGTTTCTGTGACCTCCTTCATGTTTGCGATCTCTTTTCCTGCAATTTCCCCGGCCACCTTCTTGCACGAGAGTTCATGGCTGCTCAAATCGGCAATCAGCCCCCTTTCATAGTCGTCACTTATTGCGAAAGACGATTCCACAAATGAGGCATAACGGGGTTGGAGCAATACATCTTCCAATGCCCACAGCAGTCTTTTCCTGTCACTGTCGTCCTCCACCCTCATCGAGGTAATTAAATCAAAAAGGCTGATCTTTCGATCCCCCAGTCTCTGGAAGATATTGCGCCGGGCGACGATACCGTTTTGCCTGTATACCGCCTCTTGAACAGCCCCATATACAGCCTTGGCAATCAGTTCGCCCATCTTTGAATGGCCGCCGGAATTGTCAACTGGTATCCCATTTCCACCCACAACTATGATGTTATCGGTTCCGGTTCCAGTAGCCTGGTGAATCCGTGGGGTGTAACTGCTTCGGATATCAAGATCCTGTAATGCTGCGGTTTTTGCCTCCGTGGCACTTATGATGGCCCTGGTCATGGCACGCGGCGAGAGTTTCATGTTGGGCAAAATGATGATATTGATTGTTCCGGGTTTATAGAATCTCCCTTCATCTCTAGACATCCTGACCGCATTTGACTTCACGCCGGCTGTTACAAGGGCATAGACTTCCATATCCCTGAACCTTTCCTTCTTAATGACCAGATTGTCCATGTCCGCGCCGGTGAAAAGAAAACTGGCCGTATCCTCTGATTTGCCAATAGCCTGATATACTCGCTTCCTTATTTCCTCCAAACCGAGTTTATGGCCGATCCCCCAACAAGGAGGGGAAGAATAATGGTTGCCTATCGATTCTATTCCTCTGCGCTCTCCTTCAAGGGTTGAGACCAGAGATAATGGTTCTTTAAAATCGATGATCAGGGTCTTGTTCAAAAAATCATGGATAGTACTGTACGAAATGCGGGCATCTTTTATGTAATCAAGATCGAGATCGAGCTTGCGTGATTTGAATATTTGGTCTTTGAGAACCTGCTCTTCTTTTTTGGAAAACTCATCTTCGTAAATTTTGGCAGAGAGCCAGGAAACGAAATAACCGGCACGTATCGAGGCACGGCACGTAAGGTCACACGGAAAGAAAAATATCTTATCATTTCTTACCGCTTCGACATCCTTCCATCCTGGACGGTCAA is part of the Deltaproteobacteria bacterium genome and harbors:
- a CDS encoding magnesium chelatase; translation: MNKFYILLPLAILFLFPSTTLAKQISFLVIDADTCLVNKAIKGLRLPDNIKVRFFTYHDITSDSSAREFIDASEVIICDVMQGELGRYLIEDVNIRSKDIYAVRGSRNDEALKRQGIIFDPDIQEYFSNLCVANIQNLICRVAHKELDSSIAYEEARKLPRLGIYHAGADAVFTSLEEYLHWYGNRKEYIKDAPWIGMMLFSSSLVEGQKEKVDYLIKTLEDEGFNVVPAFGRDFDILTSLFMDKNQQARVDLVLAFSLKFYSALNDDVRRALINLNVPVFNAINLYSNTIDEWRGDPTGIPPMDVVWTVANPEISGLIESSALTGKVRQLDQETGKVLFVHRPIKENIELLIPRLKMWVQLKKKENKNKRVAILYYNHGQGKQNVGASYLNVFRSLELILQRMKKGGYRVAMDKDLSEDAIKDLVLKYGRNIGSWAPGELDKMLEGKKAIRLPVKTYQKWFSGLPGDFRKNVIKQWGEAEGSTIMIKNGEFIIPAVILGNVLIMPEPVRGWGDDPVKLYHDPTLYPHHQYIAAYLWLKHVFHADAMIHLGTHATHEWLPGKQAGLSPSCPPEVLITDIPNIYPYIVDDVGEGIQAKRRGRGVIIDHLIPAVREAGLYHEYSQLYDMINSYNRAVSLGSRTAGGKLGKIEDLVTDMGLLNDLGITEFDDSVLEEIEHYLLEIRENLMPYGMHTFGISPGGEALQDMVKAISKRNSQANEEKVKTGLVDSGPREIDYLTKALKGGYVLSGEGNDPIRNMDAIPTGKNFFGFNPDRIPSQAAWELGKYAAGKIIRKSLREKRRYPEKVAVVLWATETIRNEGINESTILYLMGLKPTWDKAGRVTGTEVIPGRKLDRPRIDILINPSGLYRDLFPNMLLLLDKAVRKAAIQTDIENLISRHNAEIKTRLIASGSDEERADTLSRIRIFTEKPGSYGTGVCEMTGNSGFWESDDEIVKVYENRVGYAFGQGKWGEEAREIFRQNLKGVDVAVHSISSNIYGAMDNDDMFQYLGGLSLAVKKESGQVPDTLITMQRISDRVEVEDVARTIGRELRTRYLNPKWIEGMKEEKYAGAREMSNFVEYMWGWQVTVPSAIDKTKWEQTFDVYVEDKYGLEMKDFFNRENPWAYQSITARMLESIRKGYWNAGEKIKKRLAAEYALNVIEKGVACCDHTCNNPVLNQMVVNIISLPGVMSPEMVERFKLAIEQAVGKQLAEQVRARKRLQKKLNEGFTKRLQSSDQKTLKAGEEYQKNTSKAGTESERVEGYKMEEVKAKDDTTDLPSSGAQWLASLFVILILGLVVFGVKKYR
- a CDS encoding adenosylcobinamide amidohydrolase, with the translated sequence MKRIIFSRFFALLFLILFAIFWSPATTFSYPVTFTDSDGNKITIEKRPSRVVSLVPAITEIIFKLGAGDAVRAVTCHDTYPSEAATKEIVGGFFSPSLRAIEKIEPDVIFVSRLHKGIREKFGHGRFRLINLEANSISDIYRNINLLGRIFNREKDSARIIDRIKNELRIIDRKVAGIPQSERKRVIRLMGRDQVMTPGDDSFQNEYIRLAGGIPPRLGKDGNIAAVTKEEWMRFNPQVIYGCDGDRETAEKLFDRPGWKDVEAVRNDKIFFFPCDLTCRASIRAGYFVSWLSAKIYEDEFSKKEEQVLKDQIFKSRKLDLDLDYIKDARISYSTIHDFLNKTLIIDFKEPLSLVSTLEGERRGIESIGNHYSSPPCWGIGHKLGLEEIRKRVYQAIGKSEDTASFLFTGADMDNLVIKKERFRDMEVYALVTAGVKSNAVRMSRDEGRFYKPGTINIIILPNMKLSPRAMTRAIISATEAKTAALQDLDIRSSYTPRIHQATGTGTDNIIVVGGNGIPVDNSGGHSKMGELIAKAVYGAVQEAVYRQNGIVARRNIFQRLGDRKISLFDLITSMRVEDDSDRKRLLWALEDVLLQPRYASFVESSFAISDDYERGLIADLSSHELSCKKVAGEIAGKEIANMKEVTETEDMPLVLRMTVNALLNGIYCRIK